The nucleotide window GGAGCACCAGAATGGCAATCTCCAGCCGGCGCCGACGGAATGCGGAACTCACCAATGCGCCGAAAAGAAGCGCCGCGGGCGCGAAAAGATACCGTGCGCCAAAAAATGGTGGATAGCCCAACACCATATCCTTGCCCAGCATGGAAGCGAACGTCAGCGCCGTCAGAACCATGGATGCCGCAAGCAGCCAGCGCCCGTTTTCATCGGTACGCCTCCAGAAAAACGTATAAACAGCAGCCACCAGCATTGCCAAGAGCCAGCGTACCGCGCCATGCTGAACCAGCAGAGGATGAACAACATTGGCACAACGCATGCAAATGTTGTTGAAAACGAGGTGAAACGAGGCAAACACCCCGAATACATCGACTGGGAAAGAGATGGCCCGAGAATTCTGCTGCAAGGCCAGAACGAGCACCGCCCCCACCGACACCGCCAGCCCGAAAAGCAGCCACTTTATTCTTTTCTCAAGCACAGCGCGGATGACGAACAGCGGTGCAAGAAAAGCACTGCCCGGCCCCGACAACCCCGCCAGAAGCGCCACGCAAAAATTGAAGCAGGTGACAGGCAAGCCCCCCGCCATCCTCGGTGCCGCCAGAATCATGGAGGCGGCCAGGAGCATCCAGAATTGGCTGTTGATGGAGTTCAACCAGGTCTCGAAAGATTGAAAGACCAGCAGCGGAATCAGCAGGAAGACTGCTTGCCTTGCCCTGTGACCATCAAAATACCGGTTGAAAATCACCACACAGGGAATTAAAAGCTGTATTGCCAGACTGACAATCAGCGCCCCATAGGGTGCATAGTAAAGCGGAAGCTGCGCGGACACCCAGCCTGCAATGTTTGCGGGAAACGACAAATATCCCAAAGGCATCGCCGTCACCGTCTCCAGGAGACCGATGACCCTGCCTTGCAGGAAGTAGACAACCCCCTCCTCGGCCCAGAAACGAGGTTTCAGGAAAAGGATGGGGGCCTTGACGAAGGTGGCGGCAAAATAAACAAAGAAGAGAAGCAGCCCCGTGAGAATATTTTTATATGGGTTGCTCAGCGTATTGTATTTTTTCAAGAACATGGCTTTTGCCCTGACTCCCTGGGTCTTTCCCGCAGGCTTTAGATATTCATCTTGTTGAAGATAAACGATGGCAGATGCCGGATGACCATCATGATCAACCACCATTTACCCGGCGCGTAAACCACCGGCTTGCCTGCTGCGATGCCATCCACGATATGTTTCGCCACGCTTTCCACCGGTGCCAGCTTGGCGCCCTGGCCCTTGAGGTGCGCGGTCATCGGGGTATCGGTCGGGCCGGGCTTGACCAATACGACCCGCACGCCGGTACCCGCGAAACGATGCTGCAGCCCCTGGGCGTAGCGCGTGACCATCCCTTTCGCCGCGCCGTAGGCGTAATTGGATTTGCGCCCTCTGTCGCCAGCCACCGAGCCGATCAGCGCCATGGTGCCGTGGCTGGCTTGCGCCATGTGCCTGGCAAAGGCCTCGGCATACAGCACGGGCGAGACGCCATTGATGGCCAGCGCATCCTGGCATGCCTGCAGGTCGTCCTGGCATTGCGCCTGCTCGGGCAGCGAGCCATGGGCGATCAGCACGGTATCCACTCGGCCTGCCTCGAAAATACGCGCAGCCACAGCGTCGATGGCTGCGGGGTCCAGAAAATCTGCCTGAAGGATCTGGATTTCCGATTGCGGGCTGCGCGCCCTCAGATCGGCGGCCACCCGTTCAGCACGTTGCGCATCCCGCGCCACCAGAACCAGGTCAAGGGGCTGGCTCTGCAGCCACAGCCGGGCGCAATGCTCGGCAATCGCCGAGGTGGCGCCAATGAGGACGATTCTTTTCCTGTCGTGCATTCAACTTCCCATCAAACGGCGTGAGAGGCCGGAACTGATGCCCCGATCCCGGTATTTCAAGAATTCCGGCAGGCGCGGATAGCCCGCCTCGAAAAGCGCCCTGGGCATGCGTGCATCCTTGGCCAGATAGATGCGGCCCCGGGCCTCGGCCACGATGGCGTCGAGGCGCGCGAAAAGTTTCTGCGTGCGCTCCCCGTGGTTGGGAAAATCCAGCGCCAGCGTGGCGCCAGGCTGCGCAAAGCTCAGCATTCCGGCCGGCTCGCGGTTGCCGAATGTCTTCAGGACGGCGAGAAAGGAGCCATCGCCGAAGCGGGCGATTTCCTGCAGCATGGACTGGACCGCATCCCGCGCCACCCCGCGCGGCACCACGCTCTGATACTGGAAGAATCCCCTGGGGCCGTACATGCGGTTCCATTCGAGCAGATTGTCCAGGGGATAGAAAAAGGGCTCGTAATGCGTGACAGCCCGGCCTGCGCGCCATTTCTTCAGATGGTAGTAGGCCATGTTGAAAGGGCGCAGCGAGAGCCGGTTGACCAGCGAAACCGGCGGCACGATGGGCATGGTCAGCTGGCGGCCCGCAGGCGCTGGCCGCTGCCCTGCGGCAACGGGGTTGCCACGCATGAACAGACCGCGCCCGCCGCTGCCGGGGATGCAGTCGATCCAGGACACGGTGTGTTCCCACTGCGCCTCGGAATCATCGGCAAGCTCGAAGAATTCATCCAGATTGGCGTAGGGAATGGTGTCGGTTTCCAGCCAGGGGCCGGGAATACGGCGCAACTGGATCTCGGCCTGCACGATCACCCCGGTCAGCCCCACGCCGCCGACCGTGGCGGCGAACCAATCGGGGCGCTCATCCGGCCCGCACTCGATGGTTTCGCCATCGGTGCGAATGAGGGTCAGGCGCTGGACATGGTCGCCGAACGCGCCCAGCACATGGTGGTTCTTGCCATGCACGTCGTTGGCAATGGCGCCGCCCACCGTCACCAGTTGCGTGCCGGGCGTGACCGGCAGGATCCAGCCGCGTGGAACCGCCAGCCGCTGGATGTCGCGCAGCAAGACCCCTGCTTCGCACACCAGACGGCCGGTGCGGTCGTCGAAGGCAATGAAATGGTCCAGCCCCGTCGTCAGCCAGAGCGTGCCCTCCGGGTTCAGGCACGCATCGCCATAGCTGCGGCCCATACCATGGGCGACTCCCGGCGCGCCCCCGCACGAGAGCGCCTCCGTGACCTTGCGCGGATCGTTCAGGCCGACGACGCGGTGCGGATGGGCGCTGAGGCGCCCCCAGGAGGAAACCGGCCTCATGCGCCCTCCGAGCGGAAGACGTAGCGCTTGTCGAGGTGGTATTTCGTCAAATAACCGATGGCCAGGCCAATGATGCCGCCCAGGTAGCGCATTTCCCGGGTTTCAAAGAGGTGCTGGAAGCCGAACTCGAACCCCCAGAAAACCACGGTGGTGGCCAGGCCCATGACGGTGTAGAGAGCGAAAGTCCGGGTGTCGTGGGCGACGCTACGTGCACGAAAACGAAAGATGTAGCGTTTATCGAGGACATATTTGACAACGAGACCGACCCCGGTGCCCACGATGACCGAGGCCAGAATGTCGAAGGCCCCGCTGTAGGTACGAATGGAGAGATCCTGGGCACCAATGTTCGCTGCGGTAGCGATCAGTGCGAAAATGGCATATTTAATTGCCAGCTTGGTCGAGGCAAGCATTTAATGTTATCACCGAGGTTCAAAAAGCAATGCATGGTACCGTAACGGCCCACTCGCCCCTGACGCGGATGTTGGGGTTAATCAAGCTGATGCGGCCAAAACAGTGGGTCAAGAATGGTTTCGTTCTGGCGCCACTGATTTTTTCCGGGGAATTCCTGAACGCGGATGCGGTCAGCCAGGCCTTGCTGGCCATGCTGCTGTTCTGCGTGGCGTCGTCGGCAACGTATGTCATCAACGACATGCACGACATCGAACATGACCGGCGCCACCCCCATAAGTCCCGCACCCGCCCTCTGGCCGCCGGGATCGTCTCCGTGCCTGCGGCACTGGCTCTGCTCGCCGTCCTCTATGCCGTGCTGGCGTGGGGCTGGTTCGCCGCCCCGAAGGTGGTGATGGTGATCGCCGCCTATCTGGTGCTGAACCTGGCCTACACCTTCGTGCTCAAGCACCAGCCCGTGGTCGATATTTTCACCATCGCCATTGGTTTCGTGCTGCGGGTCTATGCCGGTGCCATGACGCTGGGCGTGCCAGTCTCCTCCTGGATGGCCATCACCACGCTGTGCCTGGCGCTGTACCTGGCGGCCGTCAAGCGGCGCCAGGAATTGAGCCAGAGCGGCACCGAGGGCCGCAAGGTGCTGGAGAAATACTCCGTGGCGCTGGTGGACCGCTACGCCGAGATGTCCGCCACCGGCGCGCTGCTGTTCTACAGCATGTTCGTGATGTCGGCCAGGCCCGCGCTGGTCATCACGGTTCCGCTGGTGCTGTTCGGCCTGTTCCGCTACTGGTTCGTGGTGGAAGCCCTGGAGGGCGGCGAGTCGCCGACGGATGCGCTGCTGGCCGACTGGCAACTGCTGCTCACGGTGGTGCTGTGGGTGGCCGCCTGCGGCTGGGCGTTGTGGCCAGTGGGAGCGTGACCATGGACGGCAGCTACGCCCTGACCCCTTTTCTGGCCTGGCTCGTGGCTGGTGTCACGAAATTCATCGTCAACAGCATCAAGGCCCGGCAACTGGCGTTCGGGCTGATCGGATACGGCGGCCTGCCGAGCAACCACAGCGCCATCGTCAGCAGCATGGCGGCCCTCATCGCGCTGAAGGAGGGCATTGGCCATCCCGCCTTTGGCGTCGCCGTCACGCTGGCGGGCATCGTGATGCTGGATGCCAACAGCCTGCGCCGGCAGGTGGGCAAGCATGCCGAGGCCATCAACAAGCTGGCCGCCAACACCCCGGAGCACCCGCCGCTGCGCGAGCGCATGGGCCATACGCGCCTGGAAATAGCGGCCGGCATCGGCGTCGGCATTGCGGTTGCCGCCGCGGTGCACAAGTTTCCTGTCTGGTTCTAGTGTGCTGTCCTGCAAATAACTGCACATGAAATCGCGTCTTCGCGTTCAGGGCGTCGTTGCAAATCCTCGTGATAGCTACGGCTATCACTGCGGTTTGCGCCTCGCCCTGAACACGAATCCATCGATTTCATTTCGTGCAGCTATTTACGGGACAGCACACTAGGCGCGCACGACCCGGGGCGTATGCACCGGCGCCTGCAGCACGCTGGCATCGGTGTGCACCAGCTCCAGCGGCGCGCGCCGGCCCGCCAGAAAGTCCTCGATGCACTGCAGCACCAGCGGGCTGCGGTGGCGCTCGGCGCAGGCGCGGATCTCGGGCAGCGTGAGCCACACCGTGCGCACGATGCCGTCGTCCAGCGTGCGCCAGCCGTGGTGCGTGCCCACGCGCCCGGCAAAGGCGAAGCGCAGGTAGGTGATATCGTCGCCCGTGCGCGTGCGCGTGAAGCGGTTCAGGTACACGCCCACCAGCGCCTCGGGCTCGAAATCGTAGGCCGTCTCCTCCAGCACCTCGCGCACGCAGGCCTGCAGCGGCGATTCGCCCGGATCCAGGTGCCCAGCCGGGTTGTTCAGGCGCAGGCCGTCGGCCGTGTCTTCTTCCACCAGCAAAAAGCGGCCTTCGTGCTCGACGATGGCCGCCACGGTGACGTTGGGTTTCCAGCGGTTGGGCATGGCGGGCATTATGGCCGCGTGCCATGCCGGGGCGATGACGCGGTGTACCACGCCCGCAACGCTCTCCAATTGATAGCTTCCAGCGCTTGCCTGGCAAGCGCTGGAGGGCTCTCAGCCCTTCAAGCCATGCGGTGTGCGCTGCAGTGGCAGAAGCAGCCGCGCCTCCAGCCCAGGGCGCGCGGGGGCCAGCACCAGCCTGCCGCCCACGCTCTCGGCAATGCGGTGCACGATGGTCAGCCCCAGGCCGCAGCCCGGGCCACTGGCCGTCTTGCGCCAAAAGCGCTGCGCGGCCTGCGCACACTCCGCGGGCGAAAGGCCCGGCCCCTGGTCGCGCACACGGATCTCCACGGCCGCGCCAGCGGCCCCCTCCACCCATTGCAGCGTGGCGCTCACCGGGCCCTCGCCCTGGTGGTGGCGCAGGGCGTTGTCCAGCAGGTTGGAGACGGCGCCGGTGAGCAGCGCAGGCGGCAGCGGCAGGGCCGCCTGCGCCCAGGGCGCGGGGCCTTCGTCCGGCGCGGGCAGCACCTGCACCGCGACGGCGGGCACCGCCCGGCCTTCGTGCGCGGCACGCTGGCGCGACTGGCGCACGGCCAGCGCGAACGCCTGCACGATGGCCTCGCCCTGCGCCCCCTCGGCGCTGCCCTGGGCGCTGGCGCTCTCCAGCCGCGCGAGCTGCAGCAGTTGCTCCAGCGTGGCGTGCATGTGGCCGATGCCCTCCTGCGCCTGGCGCAGCGCATCGCCCGCCTGCGCGGGTGGGCCCGCCTGGTCCAGCACCAGTTGCGCCACCTGCACGTGCGTCTTGATGGCCGTGAGCGGGGTGCGCAGCTCATGGGCGGCGTCCATCGTCCAGCGGCGTTCGTGGGCGATGGCGGCATCCATGCGCGCAAGCAGACCGTTCAGGCTGTCCACCAGCGGCGCCAGCTCCACCGTGTCGCGGCCCGCGCACACGGGCGTGGGGTCGTGCGGCGGGCGCCGCGCCAGCTCCTCGCGCAGGTGGCGCAGCGGCCGCAGGCTGCGCGTGCTGATCCACCAGGTGAGCAGCAGCACGCCCGCCAGCGCCAGCGCGAAGGGCAGCACCAGCGTGCGCACCACCGTCTGCACGAGGTGCTCGCGCACATCCAGCCGGTCGGCCGTGGCCACGCGCAGGCCGTTGTCCTCCAGCACGTAGGTGCGCCAGGCCTTGCCGCCTTTGGTGATCTGGCCGAAGCCGGGGCCACCGAGGGTGGAGAAATCGGGCCCGTTGCCGGTGCGGGCGATGGGCCGCACCTCGACCTCGCTGCGCACCAGGCTCACCTCGCAGGCCACGCCGTCGCGCGCGATCACCGACTGCAGCGCCTCCTGCTCGGCGGGCGTGGGCAGCCTGCCGTCCGCGGGCTGGAACTGGTGCACGATGCTCGCCACCATCTTGGCCGAGGCGATCAGCCGCTCGTCGAGCATGGTGCGCAGCTCGCGCTGCATGTGCGTGAACTGCCACGCGGCCACGCTGCCCCAGAGCACGCACAGCGTCAGGCTCAGGCCCAGCACGAGGCGCAGGCGCAGGCTTTTCATGCGCTGCGTCCTAAACGAAAACCTACGCCGCGCACCGTCTCGATGATGTCCGCGCCGAGCTTGCGGCGCAGGTGGTGCACGTGCACGTTGACGGTGTTGCTGCCCACGTCGAGGTCGAAGCCGTACAGGCTGTCGTGCAGCTGCGCGGGCGTGAGCGTGCGCCCATGCGCCTGCAGCAGCGCAGCGAGCAGCGCCCATTCGCGGCGCGAGACGTCAACGCGCGCGCCATCGCGCCAGACCTCGGCCGTGTCCATGCGCACCTCGCAGTCGCCCAGCGCCAGCCGGTCGCTCGCGCGGCCCGCGGCGCGGCGCAGCAGGGCGCGCAGGCGCAGCACCAGCTCCTGCAGGTCGAAGGGCTTGGTCAGGTAGTCGTCGCCGCCGCCCTCGAAGCCGGCCACCTTGTCCTCCAGCGTGCCGCGCGCGGTGAGGATGAGCACCGGCACATCGACCGCCGCCGCGCGCCAGCGCTGCAGCAGGGCGATGCCGTCGCCGTCGGGCAGGCCCAGGTCGAGCACGCAGGCGGCATAGGGCGTGGCGTGGCGGGCGCCGTCCATGCGCTCGCGCGCGGTGGCGGCATCGGGCGCCACGTCGCAGGTGAAGCCGTGCAGCTCCAGCCCGGCGCGCACGCCGCTGGCCACCAGCGCGTTGTCTTCGACGATCAGGATGTGCATGGCGGGCAAAAAGCCCGCATTCTAGGAAGGGCGCGTTATCGCAGCATTACGGTGGCGTTGCTATCATCCACTGTATAAACGCACAGTTTTTGGTATGCCGCCCGGCCCGCCGCTCCCGCCCCACCGCTTCTATTACCTGCACAACTTCCAGCGCGCGCTGGACTGGGTGCAGGCGCGCCATGGCGACCTGCTGGACGATGCGGAGCAGCAGTTCCTGGCCTGCTTCCGTGCGCTGCCGCAGGACGCGCGGGCGCTGCTGGTGCGCATGGTGATGCGGCGCGGGCCGTGGTTCCGCGCCAGCAAGCTGGCATACGAGGAGATTCCCCACACTGAAGAGGCCGCTGCGCCGCTGCTGGCGCTGGGCTGGCTCTGCACCGAGCAGGATTTAAGCCTTTCCGAGCTTTTCGCCTTGCACACCAAGCGCGAGCTGCTACAGATTTTGCAGGGCGCGCCGCTGCACGCCGCCATGCGCAAGGCCGACATGCTGCAGGCGCTGGCCGACCGCGCCGGCCTGCGGCAGCCCTACGCCGCATGGAACCCGCAGGCCACCGAGCCCGCCTGGCGCGTGATGGTGGGCGAGCGCTGCGAGCGCCTGCGGCTGATGTTCTTCGGCAACCTGCACCAGGGCTGGTCGGAATTCGTGCTGGCCGACCTGGGTGTGTTCCGCTACGAGGCCGTGCCGATCGATGCCGCCTCGCGCGCCTTCCAGAGCCGCGCCGACGTGGACCGCTACCTCGCCTTGCACGCCTGCCGCCGCGCGCTGGACGAGGGCGCCGACCGCGCCGCGCTGCTGCAGGACGCGCTGGCCTGCGCCAGCGCCCACCCGTGGCTGGAGCAGCGCCGCGCCAAGGTGCTGCTGCGCATCGGCCAGTCCTGCGAGCGCGCGCAGGACTGGCCGCTGGCCGCCCAGGCGTACACCGCCAGCCGCTTCCCCGGCGCGCGCCACCGGCACATCCGCGTGCTGGAGCGCATGGCCTGCCTGCACCAGGCGCTGGCCCTGGCCAGCCAGGCGCTGGACGCGCCCGAGAGCGAAGAAGAACGCCAGCGCGTGGCGCGCATGCTGCCGCGCCTGCGCCGCGGCCTGGGGCAGGGCGCGGGCACGCGCCGCACCGCGCTGGCCCCGGCCGTGGCCGTGGCCGCGCTGCGCGAGGACGTGGCGCTGCCTCCCACCGAGCCGCCCGGCGCCGTCGAAGATGCGCTGCGCGACCACTGGCACCGCACCGACGCGCCGGTGTTCTACGTGGAGAACACGCTCGTCAACGCGCTGTTCGGCCTGCTGTGCTGGCCGGCCGTGTTCGCGCCGCTGCCGGGCGCGTTCTTCCACCCGTTCCAGAGCGGCCCGGCCGACCTGGGCGCGCCGGATTTCGTGGCGCGCCGCCGGCCCCTGTTCGACGCCTGCCTGGCCGAGCTGGAGGACGGCCGCTACCGCGCCACCATCCTCCAGCGCTTCGCGGACAAGCACGGCACGCAGTCGCCCTTCGTGGCCTGGGGCGCGTTGACCGGGGGCCTGCTCGGGCTGGCGCTGGACTGCATGCCGCCCGCGCACCTGCGCCTGTTTTTCGAGCGGCTGCTGCGCGACCTGAAGGGCAACCGCACCGGCCTGCCGGACCTGGTGCGCTTCTGGCCTGCCGAGCGGCGCTACGAGCTGGTGGAGGTCAAGGCGCCGGGCGACAAGCTGCAGGACAACCAGATCCGCTGGCTGGACTACTGCGTAGCCCAGGGCATCCCGGTGCGCGTGTGCCACGTGCAGCGGAGCACGCTCCCGGTTTGATAGCTGCCAGCGCTTGATGGACAAGGGCTGGCGGCATTTTTTACCTGTATCCCACAGGTTCTCAGTAGCGCGCATCCGAGGGCTTGCCGCCCTTGGGCCAGTCCTTGACCTTGGGCGCGAAGTCGGGACGCGGCATGTGGCTGAAGTACTCGGCCACATCGACGGCCTCCTGGTCGGTCAGCCCGCCCTGGCCCAGCGGGAAGCCGCCATGGAAGGCGATGGGCATGTTGCGCTTGACGAAGGCCGCCGCCGTGTAGGTGCGCGCCATGCCCGCGCCGATGTTGAACGACTCGTCGCCCCACAGCGGCGGATAGACCATCTCGCCCCTGGCGTTCTTGATGCCCTCGCCGTTCTCGCCGTGGCAGATGGCGCACTGGGCGGCGTAGACCTTCTGGCCGTTCCCGGGGTTGGGCACGATGTTTTTATCGATCTTGCCGACGCCACGGCCTTCCACCTTGTCCTCAGGCTTGGTGGCGCCCTTCATCCAGTCGAAGAAGGCCACCATCGCCTGCATCTCCTCGCCATCGACCGGCAGCGGCTTGCCGTTCATCGAGCGGCGGAAGCACCCGTTGATGCGCTCCTTCAGGTCGATCTCGCGGCCCGCGCGCGCGCCGTAGCTCGGGAAGAAGGCCGAC belongs to Acidovorax sp. YS12 and includes:
- a CDS encoding divergent PAP2 family protein, with amino-acid sequence MDGSYALTPFLAWLVAGVTKFIVNSIKARQLAFGLIGYGGLPSNHSAIVSSMAALIALKEGIGHPAFGVAVTLAGIVMLDANSLRRQVGKHAEAINKLAANTPEHPPLRERMGHTRLEIAAGIGVGIAVAAAVHKFPVWF
- a CDS encoding NUDIX hydrolase gives rise to the protein MPNRWKPNVTVAAIVEHEGRFLLVEEDTADGLRLNNPAGHLDPGESPLQACVREVLEETAYDFEPEALVGVYLNRFTRTRTGDDITYLRFAFAGRVGTHHGWRTLDDGIVRTVWLTLPEIRACAERHRSPLVLQCIEDFLAGRRAPLELVHTDASVLQAPVHTPRVVRA
- a CDS encoding sensor histidine kinase N-terminal domain-containing protein; its protein translation is MKSLRLRLVLGLSLTLCVLWGSVAAWQFTHMQRELRTMLDERLIASAKMVASIVHQFQPADGRLPTPAEQEALQSVIARDGVACEVSLVRSEVEVRPIARTGNGPDFSTLGGPGFGQITKGGKAWRTYVLEDNGLRVATADRLDVREHLVQTVVRTLVLPFALALAGVLLLTWWISTRSLRPLRHLREELARRPPHDPTPVCAGRDTVELAPLVDSLNGLLARMDAAIAHERRWTMDAAHELRTPLTAIKTHVQVAQLVLDQAGPPAQAGDALRQAQEGIGHMHATLEQLLQLARLESASAQGSAEGAQGEAIVQAFALAVRQSRQRAAHEGRAVPAVAVQVLPAPDEGPAPWAQAALPLPPALLTGAVSNLLDNALRHHQGEGPVSATLQWVEGAAGAAVEIRVRDQGPGLSPAECAQAAQRFWRKTASGPGCGLGLTIVHRIAESVGGRLVLAPARPGLEARLLLPLQRTPHGLKG
- a CDS encoding SDR family NAD(P)-dependent oxidoreductase encodes the protein MHDRKRIVLIGATSAIAEHCARLWLQSQPLDLVLVARDAQRAERVAADLRARSPQSEIQILQADFLDPAAIDAVAARIFEAGRVDTVLIAHGSLPEQAQCQDDLQACQDALAINGVSPVLYAEAFARHMAQASHGTMALIGSVAGDRGRKSNYAYGAAKGMVTRYAQGLQHRFAGTGVRVVLVKPGPTDTPMTAHLKGQGAKLAPVESVAKHIVDGIAAGKPVVYAPGKWWLIMMVIRHLPSFIFNKMNI
- a CDS encoding response regulator — encoded protein: MHILIVEDNALVASGVRAGLELHGFTCDVAPDAATARERMDGARHATPYAACVLDLGLPDGDGIALLQRWRAAAVDVPVLILTARGTLEDKVAGFEGGGDDYLTKPFDLQELVLRLRALLRRAAGRASDRLALGDCEVRMDTAEVWRDGARVDVSRREWALLAALLQAHGRTLTPAQLHDSLYGFDLDVGSNTVNVHVHHLRRKLGADIIETVRGVGFRLGRSA
- a CDS encoding FAD-binding oxidoreductase, whose protein sequence is MRPVSSWGRLSAHPHRVVGLNDPRKVTEALSCGGAPGVAHGMGRSYGDACLNPEGTLWLTTGLDHFIAFDDRTGRLVCEAGVLLRDIQRLAVPRGWILPVTPGTQLVTVGGAIANDVHGKNHHVLGAFGDHVQRLTLIRTDGETIECGPDERPDWFAATVGGVGLTGVIVQAEIQLRRIPGPWLETDTIPYANLDEFFELADDSEAQWEHTVSWIDCIPGSGGRGLFMRGNPVAAGQRPAPAGRQLTMPIVPPVSLVNRLSLRPFNMAYYHLKKWRAGRAVTHYEPFFYPLDNLLEWNRMYGPRGFFQYQSVVPRGVARDAVQSMLQEIARFGDGSFLAVLKTFGNREPAGMLSFAQPGATLALDFPNHGERTQKLFARLDAIVAEARGRIYLAKDARMPRALFEAGYPRLPEFLKYRDRGISSGLSRRLMGS
- a CDS encoding VRR-NUC domain-containing protein; the protein is MPPGPPLPPHRFYYLHNFQRALDWVQARHGDLLDDAEQQFLACFRALPQDARALLVRMVMRRGPWFRASKLAYEEIPHTEEAAAPLLALGWLCTEQDLSLSELFALHTKRELLQILQGAPLHAAMRKADMLQALADRAGLRQPYAAWNPQATEPAWRVMVGERCERLRLMFFGNLHQGWSEFVLADLGVFRYEAVPIDAASRAFQSRADVDRYLALHACRRALDEGADRAALLQDALACASAHPWLEQRRAKVLLRIGQSCERAQDWPLAAQAYTASRFPGARHRHIRVLERMACLHQALALASQALDAPESEEERQRVARMLPRLRRGLGQGAGTRRTALAPAVAVAALREDVALPPTEPPGAVEDALRDHWHRTDAPVFYVENTLVNALFGLLCWPAVFAPLPGAFFHPFQSGPADLGAPDFVARRRPLFDACLAELEDGRYRATILQRFADKHGTQSPFVAWGALTGGLLGLALDCMPPAHLRLFFERLLRDLKGNRTGLPDLVRFWPAERRYELVEVKAPGDKLQDNQIRWLDYCVAQGIPVRVCHVQRSTLPV
- a CDS encoding GtrA family protein; translated protein: MLASTKLAIKYAIFALIATAANIGAQDLSIRTYSGAFDILASVIVGTGVGLVVKYVLDKRYIFRFRARSVAHDTRTFALYTVMGLATTVVFWGFEFGFQHLFETREMRYLGGIIGLAIGYLTKYHLDKRYVFRSEGA
- a CDS encoding decaprenyl-phosphate phosphoribosyltransferase, with product MHGTVTAHSPLTRMLGLIKLMRPKQWVKNGFVLAPLIFSGEFLNADAVSQALLAMLLFCVASSATYVINDMHDIEHDRRHPHKSRTRPLAAGIVSVPAALALLAVLYAVLAWGWFAAPKVVMVIAAYLVLNLAYTFVLKHQPVVDIFTIAIGFVLRVYAGAMTLGVPVSSWMAITTLCLALYLAAVKRRQELSQSGTEGRKVLEKYSVALVDRYAEMSATGALLFYSMFVMSARPALVITVPLVLFGLFRYWFVVEALEGGESPTDALLADWQLLLTVVLWVAACGWALWPVGA